Proteins encoded within one genomic window of Glycine soja cultivar W05 chromosome 1, ASM419377v2, whole genome shotgun sequence:
- the LOC114415462 gene encoding mitochondrial uncoupling protein 1-like encodes MVADSKSKSDLSFGKTFASSAFSACFAEVCTIPLDTAKVRLQLQKQAATGDVVSLPKYKGMLGTVATIAREEGLSALWKGIVPGLHRQCLYGGLRIGLYDPVKTFYVGKDHVGDVPLSKKILAAFTTGAFAIAVANPTDLVKVRLQAEGKLPPGVPRRYSGSLNAYSTIVRQEGVGALWTGLGPNIARNGIINAAELASYDQVKQTILKIPGFTDNVVTHLLAGLGAGFFAVCIGSPVDVVKSRMMGDSSYRNTLDCFIKTLKNDGPLAFYKGFLPNFGRLGSWNVIMFLTLEQTKRFVKSLELS; translated from the exons ATGGTGGCAGATTCTAAGTCCAAATCCGACCTCTCTTTCGGCAAAACCTTTGCCAGCAGTGCTTTCTCTGCATGTTTCGCTGAG GTGTGTACTATTCCTTTGGACACTGCCAAAGTTAGGCTTCAGCTTCAAAAGCAAGCTGCAACTGGTGATGTAGTCTCCTTACCTAAATATAAGGGTATGCTGGGAACAGTTGCAACCATTGCCAGGGAAGAAGGTCTTTCAGCACTCTGGAAGGGCATTGTGCCAGGGTTACATCGTCAATGTTTGTATGGAGGCTTAAGAATTGGGTTATATGACCCT GTTAAGACTTTCTATGTGGGGAAAGACCATGTTGGAGATGTTCCATTGTCAAAGAAAATTCTTGCTGCATTTACAACTG GTGCTTTTGCAATTGCAGTGGCAAATCCAACTGATCTTGTCAAAGTTAGACTTCAAGCAGAAGGAAAATTACCTCCTGGTGTTCCCAGGCGGTACTCTGGATCTTTAAATGCTTATTCAACAATTGTGAGACAG GAAGGAGTTGGGGCTCTTTGGACTGGGCTTGGCCCCAATATAGCAAGAAATGGTATCATCAATGCTGCTGAATTAGCCAGCTATGATCAAGTGAAACAG ACTATTTTGAAAATTCCCGGATTCACTGACAATGTTGTAACTCATCTCCTTGCTGGTCTTGGGGCAGGGTTTTTTGCGGTCTGTATTGGCTCCCCAGTTGATGTG GTTAAGTCAAGAATGATGGGAGATTCTAGTTACAGGAACACCCTTGATTGTTTTATCAAAACATTGAAGAATGAT GGACCCTTAGCCTTTTATAAAGGGTTCCTCCCAAATTTTGGACGGCTGGGATCTTGGAATGTGATCATGTTTCTAACCTTAGAACAG ACTAAAAGGTTCGTCAAAAGTTTAGAGTTGTCCTGA